The following are encoded in a window of Gossypium raimondii isolate GPD5lz chromosome 13, ASM2569854v1, whole genome shotgun sequence genomic DNA:
- the LOC105784055 gene encoding transcription factor HHO3, producing MILFILYILLKKNITTNSLDLASLILFGSLYALWSETNPFPSHIFISSTVSENPRCGRNKITFLSKENFLAMIDMDYAQKMRKCHEYVEALEEERRKIQVFQRELPLCFELVTQAIESCKKEMYMQGQSECSEQTSSDSPVLEEFIPIKRSCNCSEEDDDDDDENVAAADKKKSDWLRSVQLWNPPSKEDVGKTGSGVQMKGNGGAFQPFHKEKGNVEKKSVEAVGKGNASATATTTTTSASTTESGSRGIAADDGNTDKKVEKGQQQQQPPQRKQRRCWSSELHKRFLHALQQLGGSHVATPKQIRELMKVDGLTNDEVKSHLQKYRLHTRRPCPSINSNGNNPQTPQFVVVGGIWVPPQEYASVATTAAVSGETSVTPSPNSGVYAPVAVPLPTLAKPSVQRPQRSQSEDRGSHSEGRVHSNSPSTSSSTHTTTDRFPAF from the exons ATGATTCTGTTTATACtttatatccttttaaaaaaaaacatcacaACTAATTCCCTTGACTTAGCTTCTCTCATCTTGTTCGGATCTCTCTATGCTCTTTGGTCTGAAACCAACCCTTTCCCctcacatatatttatatcatcCACTGTGTCTGAAAATCCTCGGTgtggaagaaataaaattacttttttaagtAAAGAAAATTTCCTTGCTATGATAGATATGGATTACGCTCAAAAAATGCGCAAATGCCATGAATATGTGGAAGCTTTAGAAGAGGAACGACGTAAAATCCAAGTCTTTCAACGTGAACTTCCGTTGTGTTTTGAGCTTGTCACCCAAG CTATTGAGTCATGCAAGAAAGAGATGTACATGCAAGGTCAATCGGAGTGTTCGGAACAGACATCGAGTGACAGTCCTGTTTTGGAAGAATTTATCCCCATCAAAAGAAGCTGTAATTGCTCTGAGGAagacgatgatgatgatgatgagaatGTTGCTGCTGCTGATAAAAAGAAATCTGATTGGCTTAGATCTGTTCAGTTATGGAATCCACCCTCCAAAGAG GATGTGGGCAAAACTGGAAGTGGAGTACAAATGAAGGGAAATGGTGGAGCATTTCAGCCGTTCCATAAAGAAAAAGGTAATGTAGAGAAGAAGAGCGTTGAAGCAGTAGGAAAAGGCAATGCTTCGGCTACAGCAACTACTACTACTACGAGTGCTTCTACGACAGAAAGTGGGAGCAGAGGAATAGCAGCCGACGATGGAAATACTGATAAAAAAGTAGAGAAAgggcagcagcagcagcagccgCCTCAGAGAAAGCAAAGGCGGTGTTGGTCGTCGGAGTTGCATAAACGCTTCTTGCATGCTCTTCAGCAACTCGGTGGTTCACATG TGGCTACGCCTAAGCAAATTAGGGAGCTGATGAAGGTTGATGGACTTACAAATGATGAAGTTAAAAGCCATTTACAG AAATATAGATTGCACACAAGGAGACCATGCCCTAGTATCAACAGCAATGGCAACAACCCACAAACACCTCAATTTGTGGTGGTTGGAGGAATATGGGTGCCTCCACAAGAATATGCCTCGGTGGCTACAACCGCAGCAGTATCAGGGGAAACCAGTGTGACTCCGAGTCCGAACAGCGGAGTCTATGCTCCGGTGGCCGTCCCGTTGCCGACGCTAGCTAAACCATCAGTGCAAAGACCGCAACGATCACAATCTGAAGATAGAGGTAGTCATAGTGAAGGGAGAGTTCACTCAAATTCACCATCAACATCTTCCTCTACTCATACCACAACAGATCGGTTCCCTGCGTTTTAG
- the LOC128036125 gene encoding uncharacterized protein LOC128036125: protein MVREGIVLGHKISQQGIEVDKEKIEVIEKLLPSTSAKGIRSFLGRAGFYRRVIKDCSKISKPLCTLLEKNRPFNFDEPCLIIFEELKKRLVATSIVIVLEWTLSFELMSDTSDFAMGAVLGQQKDKIIKKCVLDEEMHNILQHCHSVPYGGYFGGMRNAAKRIDFMGPFPLSLGNLYILLAVDYDSKWVESVALLANNSKSVMKFLHKNIFTTFGKPRAIINDEGSHFDCKLVANSLQRYRVKHKISTKQNNLIETHQLRLAADLAKLQEKLALYWANTERRDAAMRRSLQKNFTKPMLACPDFPKELQAAIVEKVGEVKPAETDPSTTKKENKELEEEIEKIESDSIATDREEEKEVNPTLVPLVNNIVVVPPSSTEPMIE from the exons ATGGTTCGTGAAGGTATTGTGTTAGGGCATAAGATATCGCAGCAAGGGATTGAAGTtgacaaagaaaaaattgaggTAATAGAAAAATTGCTACCTTCAACCAGTGCCAAGGGTATTAGAAGTTTTCTAGGCCGTGCAGGATTTTATAGAAGAGTCATTAAGGATTGCTCGAAGATATCTAAACCTTTGTGTACCTTGCTAGAGAAAAAtagacctttcaattttgatgaaccttgtttgattattttcgaGGAATTGAAGAAAAGGTTGGTAGCGACATCGATTGTAATAGTACTGGAATGGACACTGTCCTTTGAACTCATGTCTGACACCAGTGATTTTGCTATGGGGGCAGTGTTGGGACAGCAAAAAGATAAG ATAATTAAGAAGTGTGTCCTTGATGAGGAAATGCATAACATTCTGCAGCATTGTCACTCAGTGCCTTACGGAGGATACTTTGGAGGAATGAGAAATGCTGCCAAG AGAATAGactttatgggtccatttccacTATCATTAGGCAATCTCTACATACTCTTGGCAGTGGACTATGACTCTAAGTGGGTCGAATCTGTTGCCCTCCTTGCTAATAATTCAAAGTCAGTGATGAAGTTCTTGCACAAGAACATTTTCACAACATTTGGTAAACCTCGAGCTATTATCAATGATGAAGGTTCTCATTTTGATTGCAAATTAGTTGCTAACTCTTTGCAAAGGTATAGGGTGAAGCATAAGATTTCCACG AAGCAGAATAATCTTATCGAGACTCATCAGCTTCGGCTTGCTGCAGATTTGGCAAAGTTGCAGGAAAAACTGGCTCTTTACTGGGCCAATACGGAGAGGAGGGACGCTGCTATGAGAAGGTCCCTTCAAAAGAATTTCACCAAGCCAATGCTTGCATGTCCAGACTTTCCTAAGGAATTGCAAGCAGCTATAGTAGAAAAGGTTGGTGAAGTAAAGCCAGCTGAGACAGACCCTTCCACTactaagaaagaaaataaagaactaGAGGAAGAAATAGAGAAAATCGAATCAGATAGCATTGCGACTGATCGtgaggaagaaaaagaagtaAATCCCACACTTGTACCACTAGTGAACAACATTGTAGTTGTTCCACCTTCCTCTACTGAACCAATGATAGAATAA